One window from the genome of Paenibacillus azoreducens encodes:
- a CDS encoding ribosomal protein L7/L12, with product METIYLLIITLLLIIILLLLRSKSRENGADPYRRQDLRTNSEPLELSPELQARLLNLIAEEKKIKAIKELRVATHLSLKDAKDFIDNMEKQYK from the coding sequence ATGGAAACGATTTATTTGCTCATCATTACCTTACTGCTCATCATTATTCTGCTGCTGCTCCGCTCCAAAAGCCGTGAGAACGGTGCTGATCCATATCGTCGTCAGGATCTGCGCACGAATAGCGAACCGCTCGAGCTGAGTCCGGAGCTGCAAGCAAGATTGTTAAATTTAATCGCCGAAGAAAAAAAGATTAAGGCCATTAAAGAATTGCGTGTAGCAACTCATTTGAGCTTAAAGGATGCAAAAGATTTTATCGACAATATGGAGAAACAGTACAAATGA
- the rplK gene encoding 50S ribosomal protein L11, whose translation MAKNKEVKRIVKLELEAGKANPARVGKDLAPTGINLLQFCTQYNEMTKGKPGLVIPAEIKVYEDRSFEILLKTPPASFLLKKFAGVDKGAAKPGRMVVGSITQEQLRQIAEIKLPDLNTTSLESAMKIIAGTAKNMGIRIDG comes from the coding sequence ATGGCCAAAAATAAAGAAGTTAAACGAATCGTAAAACTGGAATTGGAAGCCGGAAAAGCGAATCCGGCAAGAGTAGGTAAGGATCTGGCGCCAACAGGTATAAATTTATTGCAGTTTTGTACGCAGTACAATGAAATGACCAAAGGCAAGCCGGGACTAGTGATCCCGGCCGAAATCAAGGTGTACGAAGATCGTTCGTTTGAAATTTTGTTGAAAACTCCGCCTGCTTCTTTCCTCCTGAAAAAGTTCGCCGGAGTAGATAAAGGTGCTGCAAAACCCGGAAGAATGGTAGTTGGCTCTATCACGCAGGAGCAACTTCGGCAAATTGCGGAAATTAAATTGCCGGATCTGAACACGACCAGTCTAGAGAGCGCTATGAAAATTATCGCTGGTACGGCCAAAAATATGGGCATCCGTATCGATGGATAA
- a CDS encoding MerR family transcriptional regulator, whose product MVEENQLFTTRQLSEWTGVSVRKIRWFDKTQLLKPYERNSSNYRLYRKQELITLLIIIFLQFFGFSFKEIRTILKSPSFDAAEVLAVQARVIDRGIDQLIDVSGILNCISSSINKSQPVDIAEIAKPFAIITEYDPKSWFKLFV is encoded by the coding sequence TTGGTTGAGGAGAATCAACTATTCACGACGCGTCAGTTGTCGGAATGGACAGGCGTTTCTGTCCGTAAGATCAGATGGTTCGATAAAACACAATTATTGAAGCCTTACGAACGCAATTCATCGAACTATCGGTTGTACAGAAAACAGGAACTGATTACCTTGCTGATCATCATTTTCCTGCAGTTTTTCGGTTTTTCCTTTAAGGAAATTCGAACGATACTGAAATCCCCCTCGTTTGACGCGGCCGAAGTCCTGGCTGTCCAAGCCCGTGTAATAGATCGCGGGATTGATCAATTAATCGATGTGTCCGGTATTTTGAACTGTATCTCCTCATCAATTAACAAAAGTCAGCCGGTGGACATCGCAGAAATCGCAAAGCCATTCGCAATTATTACTGAATACGATCCGAAAAGTTGGTTTAAGCTGTTCGTTTGA
- a CDS encoding M60 family metallopeptidase: MMRKLKKSLQVLSLMVVTAVVVVVPPSGVLAQTSETAITQQSNLVVQRNFKVKALGDIWAEGERERRFINARKIYQPTGLYAKANEQIEIVVSGNKPITAVIGVHRHDKEWAISYPLKAGKNTISSPNGGLLFFDNSNNEGSINVNVVSGGSPVPFFVLGKNTKEDWQAMMNAYPNAPSVVLQSERALFVFYYATAKDHILNQDPIPVLQTYDKFITAQDQISGLSSSDSDPRHRLDKHLIGFVESENTIPGAYAYANWDGAIMPKDTGASADTLDLTRTGWGQYHEAGHLRQQAPWNWDGMTEVNVNIYSIAAKKVLKPTEPARSQGEYLAAFTFVDQPTKNFADSNSKLEMLWQLNLAFGDNFYPELHRLYREMAEADLPTTDDQKKQAFILSTSKVAHYDLTPFFDKWGLTATEETRNKIKSLNLPLLTAPIWFGSDYNIIKPTDGMDTVKGIGGIIAATTNSEETSSSNNAAAYAFDGDTNTMWHSEWSKPNQFPYNITAKYLNPSTFTKLTYLPRQSGENGIITNYRILTSLDGVSFNEVATGTWAKDNTEKTATFTPTLAKYVRLEVPQGGGTNGFASASEIKIFETDPITP, from the coding sequence ATGATGAGAAAACTTAAGAAGTCACTTCAGGTTTTATCTCTAATGGTGGTAACAGCAGTTGTAGTAGTTGTCCCGCCATCCGGGGTACTAGCCCAAACTTCAGAGACAGCCATTACACAGCAAAGTAACCTTGTTGTTCAGCGAAATTTTAAAGTAAAAGCGCTTGGAGATATATGGGCGGAAGGCGAGCGAGAGCGTAGATTCATAAATGCTCGAAAAATATATCAGCCAACAGGTTTATATGCAAAAGCCAATGAACAAATTGAGATTGTAGTCTCAGGTAACAAACCAATTACAGCGGTTATTGGGGTACATCGTCATGATAAAGAGTGGGCGATTAGTTATCCATTAAAAGCAGGTAAAAACACAATTTCCTCACCAAATGGCGGTTTGTTGTTTTTTGATAACAGCAACAATGAAGGTAGTATTAATGTAAATGTAGTGAGTGGGGGGAGTCCGGTTCCATTCTTTGTATTAGGCAAGAATACAAAAGAGGATTGGCAGGCAATGATGAATGCTTATCCTAATGCACCTTCTGTTGTTCTTCAATCAGAAAGAGCTCTCTTTGTCTTCTATTATGCTACTGCTAAAGATCATATCTTGAATCAAGACCCAATTCCTGTTTTACAGACTTATGATAAGTTTATTACAGCACAGGATCAAATATCTGGACTATCTAGTTCTGATTCTGATCCTAGACATCGGTTAGATAAGCATTTGATTGGCTTTGTTGAATCAGAAAACACCATACCAGGAGCGTACGCATATGCAAATTGGGATGGGGCAATTATGCCTAAAGATACTGGAGCAAGTGCCGATACTTTAGACCTTACAAGAACGGGTTGGGGGCAGTATCATGAGGCAGGTCATTTGAGACAACAAGCACCTTGGAATTGGGATGGGATGACCGAGGTGAATGTAAATATATATTCTATAGCCGCTAAGAAGGTTCTTAAACCTACTGAACCTGCAAGGTCACAAGGCGAGTACTTAGCTGCTTTCACGTTTGTAGATCAGCCAACCAAGAATTTTGCAGACTCTAATTCAAAATTAGAAATGTTGTGGCAACTTAATCTTGCTTTTGGGGATAACTTCTACCCAGAGTTACATCGATTATATCGTGAGATGGCAGAAGCTGATCTGCCAACTACTGATGATCAGAAAAAACAGGCATTTATTCTAAGCACTTCAAAAGTAGCTCACTATGACTTGACGCCTTTCTTTGATAAATGGGGTTTGACTGCAACAGAAGAAACACGAAACAAGATTAAATCATTGAATTTACCTCTTCTAACTGCACCAATCTGGTTTGGGTCAGACTATAACATCATTAAACCGACTGATGGAATGGATACGGTAAAAGGTATTGGGGGTATCATTGCTGCAACAACAAATAGCGAAGAGACATCAAGTAGTAATAATGCCGCAGCATATGCATTTGACGGAGATACAAATACTATGTGGCACAGTGAATGGAGTAAACCAAATCAGTTTCCTTACAATATTACAGCAAAGTACCTAAATCCCTCAACATTCACCAAACTAACCTATCTACCACGACAAAGTGGAGAAAATGGCATTATTACAAATTATAGAATCCTAACTAGTCTTGATGGGGTATCCTTCAATGAGGTTGCTACAGGTACTTGGGCAAAGGACAATACAGAAAAGACAGCAACTTTTACACCTACTCTTGCTAAATATGTTCGACTTGAAGTACCTCAAGGTGGTGGAACAAATGGTTTTGCATCTGCAAGTGAGATTAAAATCTTTGAAACCGATCCAATAACACCATAA
- a CDS encoding helix-turn-helix domain-containing protein, protein MRIFIKFPDLTSTLYIRSSHVIVLEPGYFYPNEHHPLFELNYCWAGETTVWIQEKPCRLKAGDWLLIKSGLNHRTMNQSGSPSTLVVIHFDIDDPIIRKTLTSSVSDMVSKETAERTLLPQFLDQLEVVVQNILIQAPKTQSSLSIHTSSSDNLSLQAIVLLILKEIMSIFEQDNKEQQERLQRESSPLDVELAHKIAEWLNNSVYTVVSVQDIADNVGLSRGQCTKVFTKIYGVSPRQYLTSLKLTKAKEMLIDSDMTIEVIAERLGFSSLSHFSRQFKRWTGTSPQQFRPKYRLSL, encoded by the coding sequence ATGAGAATTTTCATCAAGTTTCCTGATCTGACGAGTACGCTATACATACGAAGCTCTCATGTAATTGTCCTGGAGCCTGGATATTTTTACCCTAACGAGCATCATCCCCTCTTTGAGCTCAATTATTGCTGGGCCGGGGAAACAACGGTTTGGATTCAGGAGAAGCCTTGCCGGTTAAAAGCGGGCGATTGGCTGCTGATCAAATCCGGTCTCAATCACCGCACGATGAACCAATCTGGTTCACCTTCAACGCTTGTTGTCATCCACTTCGATATCGACGATCCGATAATCAGGAAAACATTAACTTCCTCCGTCTCGGACATGGTATCGAAGGAGACGGCCGAACGGACCCTGCTCCCCCAATTTCTTGATCAACTTGAAGTGGTCGTCCAAAACATCCTTATACAAGCGCCTAAAACTCAAAGTTCTTTGTCGATACATACATCCAGCAGCGATAACCTCAGCCTTCAAGCGATCGTCCTTCTCATCTTGAAGGAAATCATGAGCATTTTCGAACAGGATAACAAGGAACAGCAAGAGCGGCTTCAGCGGGAGTCAAGCCCATTAGATGTTGAGCTAGCCCACAAAATCGCGGAATGGTTAAACAATTCCGTCTATACTGTCGTCTCCGTTCAAGATATTGCCGACAACGTCGGTTTAAGCAGAGGGCAATGTACAAAAGTGTTTACAAAAATCTATGGCGTCTCTCCCAGACAATACCTCACGTCGCTAAAGCTGACCAAGGCGAAAGAGATGCTCATCGATTCGGATATGACTATCGAGGTCATTGCTGAGAGGCTCGGGTTCTCGTCATTAAGTCATTTCAGCAGGCAGTTCAAGCGTTGGACCGGCACTTCGCCTCAGCAGTTCAGACCTAAATATCGTTTATCGTTGTAA
- a CDS encoding glycoside hydrolase family 35 protein: MSIFAVEGNQFVFNGEPIRIISGAIHYFRVVPEYWRDRLVKLKACGFNTVETYVPWNLHEPNEGQFNFEGIADIVKFIETTGELGLHVIVRPSPYICAEWEFGGLPAWLLADPGMRLRCYHRPFLDKIDAYYDVLMPKLVPLLCTNGGPIIAMQIENEYGSYGNDTQYLEYLRESKIKRGIDVLLFTSDGPGDFMLQGGMVPGVLETVNFGSRPQEAFAELRIYQPEGPIMCMEYWNGWFDHWFEQHHTRDAADVAKVFDEMLAMNASVNFYMFHGGTNFGFWSGANDDGTYMPTITSYDYDVPVSESGDLTDKFHAVREVLSKYVDLGLLELPEPIAKKAYGQVNMTQQALLFDSLDKLSTPVQRTCPDPMELLGQNYGFILYTTRISGPREETKLNLQHVRDRAQIFVNGEFKGVVERWNKDAEPIKFSIPPEGVTLSVLVENMGRTNYGPHLRDMKGITEGIRFGAQFLYHWTIHTLPMEDLSKLEYTLAAVKRDDKPAFYKGTFQVDEIADTFLELKGWNKGVAYINGFNLGRYWETVGPQKTLYIPGPLLRKGENELVLLELHDAKELVVTLRESAILG, from the coding sequence ATGTCTATTTTTGCTGTGGAAGGAAACCAATTTGTATTTAATGGCGAACCGATCAGAATCATTTCAGGCGCAATCCATTATTTTCGCGTCGTTCCCGAGTATTGGCGGGATCGTCTGGTGAAGCTGAAGGCCTGCGGCTTCAATACGGTCGAAACTTATGTTCCGTGGAACTTGCACGAACCAAATGAAGGCCAGTTCAACTTCGAGGGTATCGCTGACATCGTCAAGTTTATCGAGACTACAGGCGAGCTTGGGTTGCATGTCATCGTTCGCCCGAGTCCGTACATTTGCGCAGAGTGGGAGTTCGGCGGATTGCCGGCTTGGCTGCTGGCTGATCCCGGGATGCGTCTTCGCTGTTACCACCGGCCGTTTCTTGACAAAATTGACGCCTACTACGACGTGTTGATGCCGAAGCTGGTTCCGCTGCTCTGTACAAACGGCGGACCGATCATCGCGATGCAAATCGAGAACGAATACGGTAGCTATGGCAATGACACGCAGTATCTTGAATATTTAAGAGAGAGCAAAATCAAACGCGGTATCGACGTGCTGCTATTCACCTCCGATGGACCAGGAGACTTTATGCTGCAAGGCGGCATGGTGCCGGGGGTGCTCGAGACTGTCAATTTTGGTTCGCGGCCGCAGGAAGCATTCGCTGAACTGCGTATTTACCAGCCGGAAGGTCCGATCATGTGTATGGAATATTGGAACGGCTGGTTCGACCATTGGTTCGAGCAGCATCATACCCGCGATGCTGCCGATGTGGCAAAAGTATTCGATGAAATGCTGGCGATGAATGCATCGGTTAACTTCTATATGTTCCACGGCGGAACGAATTTCGGCTTCTGGAGCGGCGCGAACGACGACGGTACATATATGCCGACAATTACAAGCTACGACTACGATGTACCAGTCAGCGAATCCGGAGATTTGACGGACAAGTTCCATGCTGTGCGCGAGGTCTTGTCCAAATACGTTGATCTCGGTCTGCTCGAGCTTCCGGAACCCATTGCGAAGAAAGCGTATGGACAGGTAAACATGACACAGCAAGCGCTGCTGTTCGATTCTCTTGACAAACTTTCTACGCCGGTTCAGAGAACATGCCCAGACCCTATGGAGCTGCTGGGACAGAACTACGGGTTCATCCTGTATACAACTCGGATCTCAGGACCACGGGAAGAAACGAAGCTGAATCTGCAGCATGTGCGTGACCGTGCGCAGATCTTTGTCAACGGTGAATTTAAAGGCGTCGTTGAGCGTTGGAACAAAGACGCGGAGCCAATTAAGTTCAGTATCCCGCCGGAAGGCGTAACCTTAAGCGTGCTCGTCGAAAATATGGGACGGACCAACTACGGTCCACACTTGCGAGACATGAAAGGGATTACGGAAGGAATTCGCTTTGGGGCGCAGTTCCTGTACCATTGGACAATCCATACGCTGCCAATGGAAGATTTGTCGAAACTGGAATATACCCTAGCGGCAGTGAAACGTGATGACAAGCCGGCCTTCTACAAAGGGACGTTCCAAGTGGATGAGATAGCCGATACATTCCTCGAACTGAAAGGCTGGAACAAAGGCGTTGCGTATATCAACGGCTTCAACCTTGGCCGATATTGGGAAACGGTAGGTCCGCAAAAAACGTTGTACATCCCTGGCCCTCTCCTCCGCAAAGGAGAGAACGAGCTCGTGCTGCTGGAGCTGCATGATGCCAAAGAGCTGGTCGTTACTCTTCGCGAAAGTGCTATTCTTGGATAA